One window from the genome of Actinoplanes teichomyceticus ATCC 31121 encodes:
- a CDS encoding DNA-3-methyladenine glycosylase encodes MTYSWLELPAEAVDQAARQLLGWRLTANGVTVRLTEVEAYSGLGEDPASHAHRGVTNRNAVMFGPAGRLYVYQIYGMHFCANIVCGEPGRAAAVLLRAGEVVGGLETARSRRPAARRDADLAAGPAKLMQVLELNRAANDTSVVDGTGPATLSPPDGAAGTIEAGPRVGVTAAHDVPWRFWLAGDPTVSVYRRHTPKRRAVRR; translated from the coding sequence ATGACGTATTCCTGGCTGGAGCTCCCGGCCGAGGCGGTGGACCAGGCGGCCCGGCAGTTGCTCGGGTGGCGGCTCACCGCGAACGGCGTGACCGTGCGACTGACCGAGGTGGAGGCATACAGCGGGCTGGGCGAGGACCCGGCCAGCCATGCGCACCGCGGTGTCACCAACCGCAACGCGGTGATGTTCGGCCCGGCCGGGCGGCTCTACGTCTACCAGATCTATGGCATGCACTTCTGCGCGAACATCGTCTGCGGCGAGCCGGGCCGGGCCGCCGCCGTCCTGCTGCGCGCCGGTGAGGTGGTCGGCGGGCTGGAGACCGCCCGTTCCCGCCGTCCCGCCGCGCGCCGGGACGCCGATCTGGCCGCCGGCCCGGCCAAGCTGATGCAGGTGCTGGAGCTGAACCGGGCGGCCAACGACACCTCGGTCGTGGACGGCACCGGCCCGGCGACGCTCAGCCCGCCGGACGGCGCGGCCGGCACGATCGAGGCCGGGCCGCGCGTCGGGGTGACCGCCGCCCACGACGTGCCGTGGCGGTTCTGGCTCGCCGGCGACCCGACCGTCAGCGTCTACCGGCGGCACACCCCGAAGCGGCGCGCCGTGCGCCGCTGA
- a CDS encoding VOC family protein, producing the protein MASIKQFQVTFDCADPERVARFWCEVLGYVVPPPPKGFASWEEFNRGLPAEQQGSAFACVDPSGVGPRLFFQRVPEGKVVKNRVHLDVRVGTGLVGAERLAVLEAECARLVALGAVRERLLLADEYNESCIVMRDVEGNEFCLD; encoded by the coding sequence ATGGCGTCGATCAAGCAGTTTCAGGTCACGTTCGACTGCGCGGATCCCGAGCGCGTCGCCCGCTTCTGGTGCGAGGTCCTGGGGTACGTCGTACCGCCACCCCCGAAGGGCTTCGCCAGCTGGGAGGAGTTCAACCGCGGGCTGCCGGCGGAGCAGCAGGGTTCCGCGTTCGCCTGCGTGGACCCCTCGGGCGTCGGCCCGCGGCTGTTCTTCCAGCGCGTCCCCGAGGGCAAGGTCGTCAAGAACCGGGTGCATCTCGACGTGCGGGTCGGCACCGGACTGGTCGGCGCCGAGCGGCTGGCCGTGCTGGAGGCCGAATGCGCGCGGCTGGTCGCGCTCGGCGCGGTGCGGGAGAGGCTGCTGCTGGCCGACGAGTACAACGAGTCGTGCATCGTGATGCGGGACGTCGAGGGCAACGAGTTCTGTCTCGACTGA
- a CDS encoding HelD family protein — protein MSSLSTLAEEQSHLSVIYGRLDELRAQVRDRLAEARRRGGGTPEARSQRDAAVHAHADRLARYDAVEHGLCFGRLDMRDGERLHIGRIGIHDTDRPLLLDWRAPAARPFYVATAVTPHGVTLRRHIRTRGRAVVELDDEILDLDAAATAGDRTLTGEAALLSALTAGRTGRMRDIVETIQAEQDRVIRAEPGGVLVVQGGPGTGKTAVALHRAAYLLYTYREQLSARGVLIVGPNATFLRYISQVLPSLAETGVLLATPGDLYPGITARRSEPAPVAEIKGRAVMVEFLAAAVRDRQRVPAEPWEIDVDGHPLRLTAADCEPSRDRARASGLRHNAARPIFVTGVLDVLAAQVADRIGADPFWDDPLGADDALATPNLLDESDRADIRADLAANPVVRAAIDELWPQLTPAGLLTDLYAARTALARAARTGATPLLTAAECELLHRAPGGGWSPADVPLLDEAAELLGEDDRAARAAAARERARRLAYAQGVLDITAGSKSYELEDDDEAAIPNIADVMEADMLAERLAEREVRSAAERAATDREWVFGHVIVDEAQELSPMAWRLLMRRCPSRSMTLVGDLAQTGALGAPSSWSQVLSPYVAERWRLAELTVSYRTPAEIMEYTRRLLSTADPAIVPPQPVRSAGVEPWEATGALSELVARVTYEIDALGDGRLAVIAPAGRQAALAAALPALTTGPSPDLEDRAVLLTVAQAKGLEFDTVVVVDPERVRTGSPRGANDLYVALTRPTRRLGVFTLLPD, from the coding sequence GTGTCAAGTCTGTCAACTCTCGCCGAGGAACAATCCCACCTGAGCGTGATCTACGGCCGCCTCGACGAGCTGCGGGCACAGGTGCGTGACCGGCTCGCCGAGGCCCGGCGGCGCGGCGGCGGCACGCCCGAGGCGCGTTCGCAGCGCGACGCCGCCGTGCACGCGCACGCCGACCGCCTAGCCCGGTACGACGCGGTCGAGCACGGCCTCTGCTTCGGCCGGCTCGACATGCGCGACGGCGAGCGGCTGCACATCGGGCGGATCGGCATCCACGACACCGACCGCCCGCTCCTTCTCGACTGGCGCGCCCCGGCCGCCCGCCCGTTCTACGTGGCCACCGCGGTCACCCCGCACGGCGTGACGCTGCGCCGCCACATCCGGACCCGGGGGCGGGCCGTCGTCGAGCTGGACGACGAGATCCTCGACCTGGACGCGGCCGCCACCGCCGGCGACCGCACGCTGACCGGTGAGGCCGCGCTGCTGTCCGCGCTCACCGCCGGTCGTACCGGACGGATGCGCGACATCGTCGAGACCATCCAGGCCGAGCAGGACCGGGTGATCCGCGCCGAACCGGGTGGCGTGCTGGTCGTCCAGGGCGGCCCGGGTACCGGCAAGACCGCGGTCGCGCTGCACCGTGCCGCCTACCTGCTGTACACGTACCGGGAGCAGTTGTCCGCCCGCGGCGTCCTGATCGTCGGCCCGAACGCCACCTTCCTGCGGTACATCTCGCAGGTCCTGCCGTCGCTCGCGGAGACCGGTGTCCTGCTCGCCACCCCGGGCGACCTGTACCCCGGGATCACCGCGCGCCGGTCCGAGCCGGCGCCGGTCGCGGAGATCAAGGGCCGGGCGGTGATGGTCGAGTTCCTGGCGGCGGCCGTCCGCGACCGGCAGCGGGTGCCCGCCGAGCCGTGGGAGATCGACGTCGACGGGCACCCGCTGCGCCTGACCGCCGCCGACTGCGAGCCGTCCCGCGACCGGGCCCGGGCCTCCGGGCTGCGCCACAACGCGGCCCGCCCGATCTTCGTCACCGGCGTCCTGGACGTGCTCGCCGCGCAGGTCGCCGACCGGATCGGCGCCGACCCGTTCTGGGACGACCCGCTCGGCGCCGACGACGCCCTGGCCACGCCGAACCTGCTCGACGAGTCCGACCGGGCCGACATCCGTGCCGACCTCGCCGCGAACCCGGTGGTCCGGGCCGCGATCGACGAACTGTGGCCGCAGCTCACCCCGGCCGGGCTGCTCACCGATCTGTACGCCGCCCGGACCGCCCTCGCCCGCGCGGCGCGCACCGGCGCCACCCCGCTGCTGACCGCGGCGGAGTGCGAGCTGCTGCACCGCGCGCCGGGCGGCGGATGGTCGCCGGCCGACGTGCCGCTGCTCGACGAGGCGGCCGAACTGCTCGGCGAGGACGACCGCGCGGCGCGCGCCGCGGCCGCCCGGGAACGGGCCCGACGTCTGGCGTACGCGCAGGGCGTCCTGGACATCACGGCCGGCTCCAAGTCGTACGAGCTGGAGGACGACGACGAGGCCGCGATCCCGAACATCGCTGACGTGATGGAGGCCGACATGCTCGCGGAGCGCCTGGCCGAGCGGGAGGTCCGCTCGGCCGCCGAACGGGCCGCCACCGACCGGGAGTGGGTCTTCGGCCACGTGATCGTCGACGAGGCGCAGGAACTGTCCCCGATGGCCTGGCGCCTGCTGATGCGCCGCTGCCCGAGCCGCTCGATGACCCTGGTCGGCGATCTCGCCCAGACCGGCGCGCTCGGCGCCCCGTCGAGCTGGTCCCAGGTGCTCTCGCCCTACGTCGCCGAGCGCTGGCGGCTGGCCGAGCTCACGGTCAGCTACCGCACCCCCGCCGAGATCATGGAGTACACCCGCCGGCTGCTGTCCACCGCCGACCCGGCGATCGTCCCGCCCCAGCCGGTGCGCTCCGCGGGCGTCGAGCCCTGGGAGGCGACCGGCGCCCTGTCTGAGCTGGTGGCGCGGGTGACGTACGAAATCGACGCGCTCGGTGACGGCCGCCTGGCGGTGATCGCGCCGGCCGGCCGGCAGGCGGCCCTGGCCGCCGCCCTGCCCGCGCTGACCACCGGCCCGTCCCCGGACCTGGAGGACCGCGCGGTCCTGCTCACCGTGGCCCAGGCCAAGGGCCTGGAATTCGACACCGTCGTGGTCGTCGATCCGGAACGGGTCCGGACCGGCTCCCCGCGCGGCGCCAACGACCTGTACGTCGCCCTGACCCGGCCCACCCGGCGCCTCGGCGTCTTCACCCTGCTGCCGGACTGA
- a CDS encoding MBL fold metallo-hydrolase — MTPTATVTFVGNATTLLRLGDFTLLTDPAFGRAGSRVHLGYGMWTRRLTDPAMTYPDLPPLDAVLLSHLHGDHFDRAARRTVPRDLPMLTTPQAERRLRKQWSGVRGLPVWDAHQWHRAGQTLRITALPGRHGPGLVDRLLPDVMGSLVEWEQDGQPLVRLYITGDTLYRPFLGEIKQRCGEIDAMLIHLGGTRILGLLVTMDGRQGAALTELINPRIALPIHYDDYRVMKSPLSEYLVRRRERVHPLVRGETFELPLRVR; from the coding sequence ATGACACCGACTGCCACCGTCACCTTCGTCGGCAACGCCACGACCCTGCTGCGGCTGGGCGACTTCACACTGCTCACCGATCCCGCCTTCGGTCGCGCCGGCAGCCGCGTCCACCTCGGCTACGGCATGTGGACCCGGCGACTCACCGATCCGGCCATGACCTATCCGGACCTGCCGCCGCTCGACGCGGTGCTGCTGTCGCACCTGCACGGCGACCACTTCGACCGGGCGGCGCGCCGGACCGTTCCCCGCGACCTGCCGATGCTGACCACCCCGCAGGCCGAACGGCGGCTGCGCAAACAATGGTCCGGGGTACGCGGCCTGCCGGTGTGGGACGCCCACCAGTGGCACCGGGCCGGACAGACGCTGCGGATCACCGCGCTGCCCGGCCGGCACGGCCCCGGCCTCGTCGACCGGCTGCTGCCGGACGTGATGGGCTCCCTGGTGGAGTGGGAGCAGGACGGCCAGCCGCTGGTGCGCCTCTACATCACCGGCGACACGCTGTACCGGCCGTTCCTCGGCGAGATCAAGCAGCGCTGCGGCGAGATCGACGCGATGCTGATCCACCTGGGCGGGACCCGCATCCTCGGCCTGCTGGTGACCATGGACGGCCGTCAGGGCGCCGCGCTGACCGAGCTGATCAACCCCAGGATCGCGCTGCCGATCCACTACGACGACTACCGGGTGATGAAGTCGCCGCTCAGCGAGTACCTGGTCCGCCGCCGGGAACGGGTGCACCCGCTGGTCCGGGGCGAGACCTTCGAGCTGCCGCTACGGGTGCGCTGA
- a CDS encoding alkaline phosphatase D family protein, translating into MTVLPRAAVGRRTVLLAGLSAGAGAVAAALPSAASAADTFFQHGVASGDPLPGGILLWTRVTPTPESAPGSGAGPRVDVAWQVATDAGFGAVVQSGTVTTGPERDHTVKVDVTGLSPATTYWYRFGHHGNWSPAGRTMTAPAASDAVARLRAGVVSCANWEAGYFAAYRHLAERGDLNLVVHLGDYIYEYATGDFTAGGAVVRRTAPEHETLTLADYRIRHALYKTDPDLRALHASVPWIITWDDHEVANDMWSGGAENHTPGAEGDFAARVAASRQAYAEWMPVRLTADGNIYRRLRYGDLFELSMLDLRTYRSEQADGTDVDDPGRTITGASQMSWLTEGLVGSTAIWKIVGNPVMISRLDVAALPAWLLGPLGKLIGVPQNGLILNADQWDGYNADRERLVDTLRAHGTRDVVFLTGDIHTSWANELTTRDTGTTDPAAAEFVVPSVTSDNINDFLGTSAGGPLSVLAASLIRATNPHVRWVETDGHGFGVLEVTRSRCRMDWYHLADRTRKDSGARWVQGWSVGRGSSKIRRESAPAA; encoded by the coding sequence ATGACTGTCCTTCCTCGCGCCGCGGTCGGCCGCCGTACCGTCCTGCTCGCCGGCCTGTCCGCCGGCGCCGGCGCGGTCGCCGCCGCGCTTCCCTCGGCCGCCTCGGCGGCCGACACGTTCTTCCAGCACGGCGTCGCCTCCGGTGATCCGCTGCCGGGTGGCATCCTGCTGTGGACCCGGGTCACCCCGACCCCCGAGTCGGCGCCCGGCTCCGGCGCCGGCCCGCGGGTCGATGTCGCCTGGCAGGTCGCCACCGACGCCGGATTCGGCGCCGTCGTGCAGTCCGGCACGGTCACCACCGGACCGGAGCGCGACCACACCGTCAAGGTGGACGTCACCGGTCTGAGCCCGGCCACCACGTACTGGTACCGCTTCGGACATCACGGCAACTGGTCGCCGGCCGGCCGGACGATGACCGCCCCGGCCGCGAGCGACGCCGTGGCCCGGCTGCGGGCCGGTGTGGTCAGCTGCGCCAACTGGGAGGCCGGTTACTTCGCGGCGTACCGGCACCTGGCCGAGCGGGGCGACCTCAACCTGGTCGTGCACCTCGGCGACTACATCTACGAGTACGCCACCGGCGACTTCACCGCCGGCGGCGCCGTGGTCCGCCGGACCGCCCCCGAGCACGAGACGCTGACCCTGGCCGACTACCGGATCCGGCACGCGCTCTACAAGACCGACCCGGACCTGCGCGCGCTGCACGCCTCCGTCCCGTGGATCATCACGTGGGACGACCACGAGGTGGCCAACGACATGTGGAGCGGCGGCGCGGAGAACCACACCCCGGGCGCCGAGGGCGACTTCGCGGCGCGGGTGGCGGCGTCCCGGCAGGCGTACGCGGAGTGGATGCCGGTCCGGCTGACCGCGGACGGCAACATCTACCGGCGGCTGCGCTACGGCGACCTGTTCGAGCTGTCCATGCTCGACCTGCGGACCTACCGCTCGGAGCAGGCGGACGGCACGGACGTGGACGACCCGGGCCGGACGATCACCGGCGCGAGCCAGATGTCCTGGTTGACCGAGGGCCTGGTCGGCTCCACGGCGATCTGGAAGATCGTCGGCAACCCGGTGATGATCTCCCGTCTCGACGTCGCAGCCCTGCCGGCCTGGCTGCTCGGCCCGCTCGGCAAGCTGATCGGCGTCCCGCAGAACGGCCTGATCCTCAACGCCGACCAGTGGGACGGCTACAACGCCGACCGGGAGCGCCTGGTCGACACGCTGCGCGCGCACGGCACCCGGGACGTCGTGTTCCTCACCGGCGACATCCACACCTCCTGGGCCAACGAGCTGACCACCAGGGACACCGGCACCACCGACCCGGCCGCCGCCGAGTTCGTCGTCCCGTCGGTGACCAGCGACAACATCAACGACTTCCTGGGCACCAGCGCGGGCGGCCCGCTCAGCGTGCTCGCCGCCTCGCTGATCCGGGCGACCAACCCGCACGTCAGGTGGGTGGAGACCGACGGGCACGGCTTCGGGGTGCTCGAGGTGACCCGGTCGCGCTGCCGGATGGACTGGTACCACCTGGCCGACCGCACCCGCAAGGACTCCGGCGCGCGGTGGGTCCAGGGCTGGTCGGTGGGGCGCGGCTCCTCGAAGATCCGCAGGGAGTCCGCTCCGGCGGCGTGA
- a CDS encoding STAS domain-containing protein, translating into MGEVRCVIHRDPDKTGPAVFLHLDGSFDRRSGAGLRRELRQAFDRARGARVVVDMAGVDLIGSECIEVLLVGYTRALRSGHGYQVVNARGHVRQALEATGLCPRSDDRLYAPAAEDAIEAALAELG; encoded by the coding sequence ATGGGCGAAGTGCGCTGCGTGATCCACCGTGACCCGGACAAGACCGGGCCCGCCGTCTTCCTTCACCTGGACGGCAGTTTCGATCGCAGGTCCGGTGCCGGTCTGCGCCGCGAGCTGCGGCAGGCCTTCGACCGGGCGCGCGGCGCCCGGGTGGTGGTCGACATGGCCGGTGTGGATCTGATCGGCAGCGAGTGCATCGAGGTCCTGCTGGTCGGTTACACCCGGGCGCTGCGCAGCGGCCACGGCTACCAGGTGGTCAACGCCCGCGGGCACGTCCGCCAGGCGCTGGAGGCCACCGGGCTGTGCCCGCGCAGCGACGACCGGCTCTACGCCCCGGCCGCCGAGGACGCCATCGAGGCGGCTCTCGCCGAGCTCGGCTGA
- a CDS encoding sulfite exporter TauE/SafE family protein encodes MDLTMALAGLGVGVVVGLTGMGGGALMTPILVLLFHVNPVAAISSDLAASAVMKPFGGAVHARRGTVNWKLVGWLCAGSIPSAFLGVLLLRLLGDDADVQHMVKIALGAALLLAAGGMILKAWTSRRNGDGPAAEITVKPIPTILIGIMGGLVVGLTSVGSGSLIIVALLAVYPKLRANDLVGTDLVQAIPLVTAAALGHALFGDLQLDIAGAVVLGSIPGVLIGSRISSRAPGGLVRAALIIVLLASSLKLFDVPTPLVGAVTGAAALVAVALGVAGRLRRPPAGGTPAEAAERETVAV; translated from the coding sequence ATGGATCTCACCATGGCCCTCGCCGGGCTCGGCGTCGGTGTCGTCGTCGGCCTGACCGGCATGGGCGGCGGCGCCCTGATGACACCGATCCTGGTGCTGCTCTTCCATGTCAACCCGGTGGCCGCGATCTCCAGCGACCTCGCGGCGAGCGCGGTGATGAAGCCGTTCGGCGGCGCGGTGCACGCCCGGCGCGGCACGGTGAACTGGAAGCTGGTCGGCTGGCTGTGTGCCGGCAGCATCCCCAGCGCCTTCCTCGGCGTCCTGCTGCTGCGCCTGCTCGGCGACGACGCCGACGTGCAGCACATGGTGAAGATCGCACTCGGCGCGGCCCTGCTGCTGGCCGCCGGCGGCATGATCCTCAAGGCGTGGACCAGCCGGCGCAACGGCGACGGGCCGGCGGCCGAGATCACCGTCAAGCCGATCCCTACCATTCTGATCGGCATCATGGGCGGGCTGGTGGTCGGGCTCACCTCGGTCGGCTCCGGCTCGCTGATCATCGTGGCGCTGCTCGCGGTCTACCCGAAACTGCGCGCCAACGACCTGGTCGGCACCGACCTGGTGCAGGCCATCCCACTGGTCACCGCGGCCGCCCTGGGCCACGCGCTCTTCGGCGACCTGCAGCTGGACATCGCCGGCGCGGTGGTCCTCGGCTCCATCCCGGGCGTGCTGATCGGCTCCCGGATCTCCTCGCGGGCGCCGGGCGGCCTGGTCCGGGCCGCGCTGATCATCGTGCTGCTGGCCAGCTCGCTGAAGCTATTCGACGTCCCCACCCCGCTGGTGGGCGCGGTGACCGGCGCCGCGGCGCTGGTCGCGGTCGCGCTCGGCGTGGCCGGCCGGCTCCGCAGGCCGCCGGCCGGTGGCACGCCCGCCGAGGCCGCCGAGCGGGAGACCGTCGCCGTCTGA